In Aquificaceae bacterium, a single window of DNA contains:
- a CDS encoding TIGR01212 family radical SAM protein (This family includes YhcC from E. coli K-12, an uncharacterized radical SAM protein.), protein MGLPQATDTKRLYYSLKDYLKEKYGRRVQKITVALPFTCPNIDGTKARGGCTYCFSGTRPAHLEPYIPLRQQIEEGIRRAKNRYGERLYFFIYYQSYSNTYGEYEYLKSVYDTALEFEEVVGIDVGTRPDCVPEWVLDLLESYSRKGLEVWVEYGLQSANFKTLRFINRAHGVSDFVDAVLRTKRRDLKVCAHIILGLPYEDQEDMLETGKLIASLPVDGIKIHPLHIIKNTKMAEQYLRGEFEVLSLQEYAKRVVDILEILPPNMVIHRLTGEVEPDRLIAPDYCTYAKKQEVVKAIEEELVRRGSYQGCKQPFNR, encoded by the coding sequence ATGGGTCTTCCGCAAGCAACAGACACTAAAAGACTTTACTATTCTCTCAAGGATTACCTTAAAGAAAAGTATGGCAGGCGAGTGCAAAAGATAACCGTTGCATTACCCTTTACCTGTCCTAACATAGATGGCACAAAGGCAAGGGGTGGATGCACCTACTGTTTTTCTGGCACAAGACCCGCACACCTTGAGCCATACATTCCTCTGCGTCAACAGATAGAGGAGGGCATAAGAAGGGCAAAAAACCGATACGGTGAAAGGCTCTACTTTTTCATATACTACCAGTCCTACTCTAACACCTACGGAGAGTATGAATACCTCAAGTCTGTTTACGACACCGCTCTTGAATTTGAAGAGGTGGTGGGCATAGATGTAGGAACTCGTCCAGACTGTGTTCCAGAGTGGGTGCTTGACCTTCTTGAGAGCTATTCAAGGAAGGGTCTTGAGGTCTGGGTAGAGTATGGACTGCAGAGTGCTAACTTCAAAACCCTAAGGTTTATAAACAGAGCTCATGGAGTTTCTGACTTTGTGGATGCGGTGCTAAGGACAAAGAGAAGAGACCTAAAGGTTTGTGCTCACATAATTCTGGGACTGCCTTACGAAGACCAAGAAGACATGCTTGAAACGGGCAAGCTCATAGCAAGTTTGCCAGTGGATGGCATAAAGATTCATCCTTTACATATAATAAAAAACACAAAAATGGCGGAGCAGTATCTAAGGGGTGAGTTTGAGGTGCTTAGTCTTCAGGAGTATGCAAAAAGGGTAGTAGACATCTTGGAAATACTACCACCCAATATGGTTATTCATAGGCTAACTGGAGAAGTAGAACCAGATAGGCTAATAGCACCAGATTATTGCACTTATGCTAAGAAGCAAGAGGTTGTAAAAGCCATAGAAGAAGAGCTTGTAAGACGAGGAAGCTATCAAGGCTGTAAGCAACCCTTTAACCGATGA